A window of Miscanthus floridulus cultivar M001 chromosome 12, ASM1932011v1, whole genome shotgun sequence genomic DNA:
GCAAGGCAAAGAGGTCATAAGTCATCACAAATTTCAGGGAAACTCATAGCAAAAATTTCATGGAAAAACATCTGGATATTGGGAAAAAATAAAGCTTAATTAAGAAGATTTCTAGCCTCAAATTATTTACCTTTCAGTTTTATTAATTAGAATATTTCTCTTATTCAGAACACTGGAAATAAGATAGGAAACAAGAACTAGCAAAGACAGGAATCACCTTTCCATCATATTCCTTTCTAGCAAGTGTTACATATTAGAGGGGTTTTGAGCCAATTTGTACAACAGCATGGACCTCTGGAGAAATGTAAGCTGGTGTCCTGACAGTTGATTTTGGTTGAGAGTGCAACATAAAGGACTGAAAAAAACAGAGTATAATTTATAGTGTTTATAATCTGCAATAACTAATCACACGTTAGTTGGAGAGAACTATATACCATTGAATGACAATAGCTAACTCCTGAAATCAGTTGTTGGAAGAAGAATCTTGACTACAGAGGAGAACAAATAACTGTCATTAGAAGTACATATCTTAGGCAATATGAAAGACTCCCATGTAGTAAAGCTGATATACCTCATCCTCACTAAATCTTCCAGCATTGCAGATCCTTTCAAATAGCTCACCACCACCAGCATATATTCCATAACTATGGCCAAATGTGTGGGAATATGTAAGCTTCATGAGAGAACTATGTTGGCAGCATTATAAAGAGGTCTCCAATTAGTTGAGACTTGAGAGGAATGAAGTTACTGCTAGAATCATAAATTGACTCATACTTGCTGCAGCCAATTTCATCCCATAGAAGCTAGTTGCAAGGAACACTGCTTAAAGGCGTGCTGCTATGAAATGCTGAAGAAAACTGATCATCCTACGTTGTCAAATTACATGAGCATATTCATTTGTTTGGGTTAAACAGAGATATATATTGACTTCCTGCTTAGCAAAACTACTGTCCCCATGGGTTAAACAATCAATAAATCATCTGCAGATCAAGATCACTAGCTAGCTGCTATCATGTAACTACAAATCTATTACTTTTAACTGTTGCCGCACCGCCCTAAGACATCACCGTCGGTTTGGATATGGAGTAAATGGAATAAGAGCTTAACATACTTTTCTGTAATGAAGTCTAGATCCACCGTAGTCGCCGCCGTCACAAGCTCCTGGGATGAGCGCCGCCACCGAAAGAGGTCCCTGGCCGCGCCGCTGCCGGAGGGGACGCGCCCTGAGTCGATCCGGGCTCCAGGCCCCGTGCCGCCGCCGGAGGGACGCTGCGCCGCCAACGGAGGTGCCGCGCCCCGCGTCCATCCGGGATCTAGGCCCCATGCCGCCGCCGGAGGTGCCGCGCCCTCGTGTCGTCTCACGCCCTCGCCTCTACCGCTGGCTGCCCGGCTTGCTGCACGCCGCACGGATGCGCGTAGTGCGTGTAAGGATGTCGACGCGGAGGCGGGTAGGGCAGGTCGCAGGTGGTGCGGAAGCAAGAGAGTGtgcgggtggcggcggcggcggcgagaacGAAAAGCAAGAGGACTGCGCGACAAAGAGAAACGAGAGAGAGACTGGGTGGCGGCGGTGGGAATGAGAGAGAGATTGGGAAATTTTGTAACGGTGGGGCGGGTTAGGGTTTCAACTGCGTTTCGTTTGCACTGTCGAATTTTGATCAAACGGCCAAGATTGACGAGTCCTTCTGTTTGGGCTGAGTGGTTGTGGGCTGAATACGTGGAATGGGCTAAATTTAAAGTTGTTTTTgtcctttttttattttatttttcttttttatagaaaattcaaacgtagttttttttgacaaaatgatttcaaatcaaaaagttgtcaactataaatttGTATAACTTTTTCAGATctcaaacttttattttgatcgtttctacatctgaggtcgtttgaaaaaaaaatcaaatttcaaatttgagaaattcaaacgtagttttccatgataaaaaaatttcaaatgaaaaagttgtcacctacaaagttctataacttttccaGATCTACatctttcattttggttgtttctacatccgaggtcgtttgaaaaattcaaatttcaaatttgaaaagttcaaacgtagtttttcatGAAAAAATGAGTTTAAATGAAAAACTTGTCAGCTACGAAGTTCTATAACTTCTCCagatctataactttcattttggtcatttttcatgtgactttgttttatcaattccaaatttgaatttcaaaaattgtCAACTTAAAACAACATTttcaaagagtaaatgatttcagttgaaaaagtcttgaacataaaagttgtacaactcatcaagatctacaacttttgtttttgtcatttgttcatccgacaaagtgatagtaacattgtttatAAATTTTACATCTCTCTTATCCATAAAAAATGAATTTCAAACATGATTTTTAAGCAGTAAATGATTTCGAATGGAAAAGTTGTAAACAGAAAAGTTCTATAAttttttaagatctacaacttttattttggtcatttctccatccgaggtcgtttgaaaaaatttgaattttagcaCTTAATTTTTACAATCATTATACATTTGCTTGAGaaataaaatgaccaataaaaaagcAACAAGAATGCCATAAATTAATAGAGCATGGTTTTAGAAACATTTAGGAAAAAGAATCACCACATTTGGAGTTAGCataagggagaaagactagttacaaaatttCGCTGCAGATTCAAAGGAGAAAActtttgttcatgttcttcaATTTCTAGTATTTAAGCAATTATTTTTCTACTGAAAACCAGCAACCCATATTTCGTGGCGGTGGAATTTAActctcatgaaaatgatcacTCTCATGAAAATAGACAATTTCGTGGCGGGATAGTCATTTTCATGGGGGTATTTAAATACTCTCACGAAAACAGCTGATTTTCATGACGGTGTGTGGAGCACTCTTATAAAAATAAGTGTTCGTGGCGGGATTTACATCACCCTCATGAAAACGATTATTTTCATGAGAGTGTGTTTGCTACTCTCACAAAAAACTATCCCCCTCACGAAATCTCTAGTTTCTGGTAGTGTTTGTATGAACTTGATGAATGGGGATGATCATTGTAATATATAAGATCTTATTTCATTAGTTCCATTCTTATTTATGGACGACGTACAATACTATAGCATATAACATATAACGCGTGTAAGAAAACTATCTGAAACAAAACAAATTGAATGGAAAGAAAccgtaaaagaaaagaaaacaaaagaaaaaaaaagtgatAGACTGGAGGTGCCCGCCCTCGGACGTTGGCCTGgagcccctttagtcccggactaAATGGCTCCATTCAATCCCGGTTGTgaggcccgggactaaaggacggGCCTTTAGTCCCAGATTGTCAATCACGGTTGGGAAACCATGACTAGAGGGGGTTTCTCAATCGGGACTACAACCCAGTCCTGCACTAGTAGATTGTCTATTTGTCTGTCTACAAGTCATTTAATGTTTTGCTTATAGCCAGGATCAATTAAATACCATTTGCTACAAGATCGTGTTTTTATTTGCCGCGCTAAATTGCGCGCTTGAGCAAGTGCCTCAGCGTTTCGTCACACGAAGCCTTTGATGCCTCTCTGTAGGGTAATCTGATAGCCTGCAAGGCTACTAGTTAGTACACTGATTTTGACTCATGGCACGAACGTGAAACCTAGGACTACGTAGCCATGTTGAAGCGTTGAGCGTGGCCTTAAGGACATTTTACTTTTTTCTTTCCCTACGTCACATGCCTGTTAGTTCCCATTCCAATGCCACCTAGAATTACTGGGTAAGAAAAATTATGAAGCCCTTGCACATGAGAGGTAATAAGCACTATTTTTAGGATGGAAATCAGTGATGATTTGAATCATTTGGAGTGGCACAAGGGATATTGTCTCCTTTTTATTCCTAAGCCTGACGACTGCCCACAAACGTGCCGCCGGCCTCCTGTTTCTACGCGATTTAGTTGCCGGCTTCATGTTTATTAGGCCCGTGTTTGGTTTTACACCAGCTCCTAAAATTCcagaatgtttgacacatgcatggagtattaaatatagattaattataaaattaattatacaacttacgactaatttgcgagacaaatcttttaagtctaattagtccatgatttgacaatgtggtgctacagtaaccatgtgctaatgaaggcttaattaggcttaaaaattttgtctcgcaaattagccttcatctatgtaattgattttgtaattaatctatatttaatgctccttattaataTCTCACTATttaatgtgacatgaattttaggagcgactaaaaaaACAGGTACCCCTTAGCCCGTGGAATACTGTGAGGTAATTTGATTCGCCTAAACTACCACTACCACGCATTCTGCATCAGTGCGACACCGGCCTATACCCCTATCGTCTATTCTCCTTCGCCATGTCCGGTAACTCGACCTCTGCTGACAGCCATGCACAGGGCCGATCCAAGACGACGGCGTCCTAGTGCGTGACGGAGAGCGTCACCGCCACGCACAACTTCGAGGTGGCAGATTTCTCGCTGCTCTACGGCATGGGCGTCGGCAAGTTCGTCGGCTCGACCACCTTCAGCGTCGCCGGCTGCGACTGGAACATCCGCATCTACCCCGGCCGACGGAAGCAAGACGGAGGACAACAATGGCGCCTATGTCTCCGTGTACCTCTACTTCCGTAAAGGCGTCGCCGGTGTGAGGGTGAGGTTCAGTCTAAGCTTACTGAACAAAGATGGTAGTGTGTTGAGGCTACAAGACTCCATGTTATTCACCACTACCTTCGGGTCAATAGGTGGTGATTGGGGCCATGAAAACTTCATGAAGAAGTCTAAGCTGCATAAGTTCCTTCGCCACAACCACGACAGCCTCACGGTCAGGTGCGATCTGACTGTTATAGGAGATTCTCGATCTGATGAAGTCGAAGCTGTAAACACAGTTGTGATCCTTCCGGCGAACCTGGACCAAGATCTCGCACGCATGTTGAAGGACGGGGAAGGCGCCGACGTCACCTTCCATGTAGATGGCAAGCTGTTCTCTGCCCATAGATGCCTGCTCTGAAATGCAATACTTTGCGTATCAGCGGCCGTGGAGCCTATTGCAGGCCTCTAGTTGGCTGCTTTTTGGCATGGGACCCACGTACATGCACACTTTTTGTCAGACAAAGGACCACTTGAATGCGTGTACGTCCGGCTCAACACGCTCAGCTCATTTTCTTTGGCTCGGCTGTGAATTGGAGCTCGGCTCGTTCAGCTCTATGGACATGCGCGTCTCTCTCTCTTGTCCCCTCCCATTCCATCTCGTCTCATCTCCCGTATCCCCTGACCCCTAGAATACGCCGCCGCCTTCCAAGATCGCCGCCGCAAGTTAAAAAAAAAAGCGCCGCTGCCGCATTCTTCGTAGCGCGCCACCGTCTTCGTCCCCATCAGGCCGCCTCACATCTACGACGAGCACGCATCGGGTTGCCCTATCTCATCCTCGCCTCTCTCCTCTTTTGCTCAAGCTAAGCTCCTCTCCGGCGCCGCTCCCCTCTCTCCGACGCTGCTCCTCTCTCTCTGATACTACTGCTGCGTGTGCTCCTCTccccgcccctccccctccttcctctctctccatgGGAAGTGCCACATTCTTGACCGGGGTTTTCATGCCTCTTCATATCCGGGATCTGTTCATCATGAAGGTACCTTTTTCTAATGGATTGATTTGCTCCAATTCCCGTTTGATTCGATAGTAAATGCATAGTTGTATAGTCAACCCCAATTTGGTTTGATTTCCTCCTGTGTATGACTACACGTAGGTTCTATTGCTGACAACATTACCCAATCTAGCTTTTGGTTATGTTTGTTTGACCATCTGAAATTGGTAATGGAATACTGAGAAGTTTCTGTTATTGCTAATGGAATACTAAGAAGTTTTTCTTTTTTGTGTGGGTGTTTAGAACTAGGCATAATCTTCATAATTCATACCCCATTCCATGTTGACTCCTATAAATAATAGCAAAATTCATTTTTGCTTGTGAATTTTCTAAACGCTCATGCAAATATATCTCTTTACCCTTACTAATCCATCTTCGTTTTTATTCTTATTCACAGGATAAGCCATGAACTTCTGAATCCGGTGAGGGGGACTTCTTTGACAGTATCTTAAATTTAGTTTACAACCCTTCATTATTGACCTTTACTTCCTTTTTTGGAAACCACGCGTTTTAACATGTGTTAGTCAACTAAACTCAATTAAGCGAAAAACGGAGAACTAATGATTTTAGTGCTAGCATTTTTAGTTGTAACAAGTGCGCTCTTATGATACTGTGCTAAGAACCACGGACAGCTCTGTTTCATAGTTACCATGCCTAAGTAAATTTGAGATTGATTTCTCAATCCTGGATCTTCTTTTGACCTGCCATGGAAATTTCAATGATTTATGTTTTTGTGAAAAAAAACAGTCATCAATATTGGTTGGAGCATTTTTCATTACCAAGATACCACTTAAGATAAGTTGGGTGTTGTTGCCAAACAAATTAACTGTCTGTTTGCTTGCAGATGTAACTCACATGATCTATTTACTTGTATACTTATTTGGAAGAGATTTAGTTCTCTGAATATTTTGAGAATTGTCACACATACTTCTACATTTATCTACAGGTACTGATATGCCGCAATGAAGCAGACAAATGCTTGATACAGACTTAACTCAACTCTACACGTATAAGCATGAAGGTACTGTGGAGAACCTTGTTGGATATTTCAATGGTTATTGGGGTATCACTGCTGCTATACACTTGACATATTTATTTGAACGATACTGTGATTTGTTTGTGTTACAAATGTATACTTTGGTAACAAATTTGTTAGAAAATATTCCTGTTACAAACTAAAAAGGTGGAGTGGATGGCACAATGTTCAGTGCCTGCTCACATATGTTGCATCTGCATGTGTTTAATACGTTTTGTCAGGCAACCATTTCCCATCCACGGTCAATATATATGAGTTTCAGGCCATGTTCTGTTGCCCTATCCAGTTATTGTATTATCAACATGAACAAGTTGTGTGCTACTTCcttcatcccaaattataagacgtctaACTTTTTTTGACCTCAAGTTTGAccattcgtcttattcaaaaaatttatacaaacatagtcaaatttaactcattcttgaagaacttttattaataaagtaGACCacgacaaaagaagtgatattttgcacaaatttttgaataagacgagtggtcagtgtcaaaaaagtcaaactgTCTTATAATCTGGGATGGAGGTAATACATGATAGTACAGAGTTTATTGCTCAACAGATCTATACTTAAAATttgatttttattttttagttATTTCTATACTTAAAATCATTATAGTATATATCTCTTTGAACAAATGATAACAAAAGCCTTTAGGGTTCAGGGTACTTTCGTCCACATCagtcaaaaagaaaagaaaaaaagaataaatcaaAAACCTATGAACAGATTAATACCTTTAAGGAAAAATATTTACGAAGTTAGTAAGTAATGTGCATAATTCATGTTCATTAGTGAACTCACATGATAACTGTCAACCTCAGACTAAATATTCTCACATACAAACATGCACAAAATACTCAAGGCATACCTTACAAGGAATAAACATTTGAAATAGACAATAAGTACCAACTCCATTATAAAGCCACAACAGGAACATCTTGGGCAATCTATCAACGCTGAGAAAGAACTTTCTATTTCAGAGAAAAAAAGTCTTTACCTTGAAAACAATTAATTAATGGGCCCTCATTTAATTTAATTTTGATAAGGAGCTCAGTTTCAAAATTTACAGAAAGATTCAAAATTAACGGTGACCCAATAAAGGTATCAAGTTCAATAGAATAAAATGTTAGTATGAGCAAATAAAATGTTAGAACCTATGTGCAGTCATACACATGAGCAAAAATCGTTCATTGAGAATGATTTTCTCCGCCGTTGAGAAAGTTAAAAGCTACATACAGAGGAATAGAATCGAAACCTAGAGAGGATGCAAAGTGAATTGAAACATACAAAAAGCTGCACTATGGCGTCGAATAGGAATGTGAGCAAATCAATTCATCAGAAAGGTACTTTCGTGAAGAACAAATCCCGGATCTGAAGACCTAGATATGAAATCCCAGGTCAAGAATCTAGCACTTcccatggagagagagagagagagagagagagagagagagagagagagagagagagagagagagagagagagagagagagaggaaggaggagggacTAGGAGCTAACGCAACAGCGCCGAAGAGAGAGGAACGACAGCGGAGAGGAGCTCAGACAGAGAGGTAGGAGCAGTGCGAGAGAGACGGGGGAGGAGGAGATAGTATCGTTGCGTGCTCATTGCAGATGTGCCGCGGTCTGACGGAGGCCTTGGCGGCGTCCCAGtaagaaggcggcggcggcgttgtagGAAGATGGCTGCGGCGGCGCAACCCCCTACGTGAGAAGGAGACGGGACCGAATGGAAGGGGATACGAGACAGATAGAGAGAGACGAGTGTGAATAGGCTGAACGAGCCGAGCCAGAGCAAACGAGCCAAGCGCCCTGAGCCGGCTGCATGCATGTGGTCCACTGCCTACGAAAAGTGACATGCACATGGGGTCCATAATAAAAAAGTAGCCAATCAGGAGCTCGGAAATAAGCTCCACGGGCGCTCATACGCAAGGTTTTTTCACTTCGGATGCCTGCTTGCCGCACGGTCCCCGGTCTTCAAGGCTCTGCTCTTCGGTCCAATGAAGGCGAATGCAGCGCAGCACATCAAGATCGATGACATAGAGCCTGCCATCTTCGAGGCACTTCTTCACTTCATCTACACAGATTCCATTCCACGGGGTACCTGTGGTGGTACTGATGCTCAGGAGGATCTTGTGACGTCGCAGCACTTGCTGGCTGCAGCAGATCAGTATGGGGTTGACAGGCTAAGGCTTACGTGCGAGGCGAGGCTTTGCCGCGGCATCGACGTGTTAACTGTTGGCACAACTCTAGCTTTGGCAGAGCGACACCACTGCATCCAGCTCAAGCATGCTTGTCTCGAGTTCATTGCTTCAAATGATATGCTTGGTGCTATATCATGGAGACCGATGGATTCAAGCATCTCCGTGCCAGCTGCCCTTTCATCATGGAGATTTTAGACAAGATTGCAGACGCAAGAGCAGGGAGCGCGCTGAAAGTTTAGCAGAAAAGTAATGGATTTTGCACTGATTGCATCCTATCACCTTTCTTTTCTACCATTTTCTGTCGATTATCTACCACCAGTATAttgtccgtgctaacgctacggcgaCAAACCATATTGACATCTTAGAAGAAAGCAGCATGCCATGTAAATAACAATTTAGTCTCAATTTAGATCCTAAAATATTTCCAAAAACAGCACAAAAAATTCAATATTGATACAATTAGGATCCGATGCAGCATGTATTTGACCACATGATGGATGCCACCTTCCATATATTGAATCCTAACATCATGTTTTATGCTTAATGCAAGTATACCTGGCCATGCAGCCCGCGGGCTCGTGGCCCGGCCCgtggcccggcccaagcacggaACGGCCCGGTGGCCATCGGGCCAGGCCAGCCCGGCCCGAAGGACCAGGACTTGCCTGGGCCGCCACCTAGGCCcgcggcacggcacgggcacggcctgGTGAAAGAGGCGGCCCGGTGAGCGGCCCGGTGCCTCCAACGGCTAGTGAGGCAGACCGCAGGCAGCCCAACCCACGAAGCCGACTCCCCCGCGGCCGTATATATGCTGCCCCCCCCCcgatccctaaccctaatcccactCCACTCCCGCCGCTCGCAATCGCAGTCGTCTCGTCTCGCTCGCTCTCGATCCGCCGCCGCTCGCCTTGAGCTCGCCGGCCCTGCTCCGGTGACCTCGTCGCCGCTTGTCCACCTCGACCTGAGTTCGCTAACCTtctcctccctcctttccctTCCTATCCCCTCTTCCCCCCTCCTCCGGTGTACCATGTGAGTTCGTCGTGTCTATCCTTCCGCCGCCGCTCGCTGTCGTTCTAACTGTTGTCTGTCTCCTCCTCTGGCTGCCTCCCTGGCCTCTTCTCCGACACTGGGCTCCGGTGGCGCAGGTTAGggttaaccctaaccctaaccttagATCTGTGTTGTGTCTGTCCATCTTTCACTCACTCACTGACTCACCCCTGTTCTTCTGTTCTGTCCTCTGTTCTTCGTAGGTTGGTGGTGTCTGACGCCGCGTCTTCCTCCTCTGGAGGCGCCATGGCTAGGCCGCCAGCGCCAAAACGCCAGCGTCCACTGTTGAGGGACGGTGTTGGAGCCCTAACCTTAGATCTTgtgttgtgatttgtgattgtgtGGTACTGTGGTGAATGTGAATctgtgaatgaatctgtgagctTTTGTGAAAATGGTGATGAAAATGATGGAATCTTGTTCAAAACCGGTGAAAATGAAGAAGTGGTTCAAACACTCGGTGAAAATCTGGTGAAAATGAGATGTTTTTTGGTTGTCGGGctgtgggccggcacggcacggggaAAATGGCCGTGCCCAACGGGCGGCACGGCACGGTCAGACGGCCCACGGGCCGTGCCATGGGCCGTAGGCCAGGCACGAAGCCCGTGGAGGCACGGCACGGCAGGCACGACGGCCCGTCGAGGCAAGACCCCcatcgggccggcacggcccgttggccatctataaaTGCAAGCCGAAAAAGAATTTTATCTACAGTTACAGTATTGCCATAAGGACCAAATGGCCAGGACCATTGTTGTGTCAAATTATTTTGTGGCACTTTTGCCCATGGATGCTCGCGATCAGCCAGCAGTCTTACAATCAGGCAACAGAAAAGACTCGTCTGAATTGCTTGGTTCAATTGCTCCAAATCAAATCTGCAGCACCAGCTCGCAGGGCAAACCTAAGCTAACCTTCAcacatataaaaataaataaactatAGGAGGACGTGCGTCGCGGAGGAGTCCGGTAGCCGCTGCCGAGTCCGCATTCGCATATGCTCCTTCCTCCTCTGCCCTGAGGTGAAAAATTAGTTTAATCAACTCACTCCCCGGCATATTgggacttatatatatatatatatatatatatatatatatatatatatatatatatatatatatatatatatatatatatatatatatatatatatatatatatatatatatatatataaaataaagaCCGAGATCAAATCAGGGCAGGCCGATGTCATCTCATCTCCAATCTTAATCTAAATAATTCACAGCTTTGCATGTTGCCATGTTGGACTTTCAAAGGAAACGATAATTATTCTAACAGGACGTCCGTCCGCAACAGTTATCTGGACACGGCCACGCGGCCCCCGATTCGTGACCCTCCCGCTTCCCGCTCCCTTATCCCATCCCGTGAGCCCCCACTCCCTTATCTGCTCATGCCGTGACCGCCGAGGCCGTGAGATTCCACTGCCGCCTGCTGCCTCGCGCGCCCGTGCCTACCCCCGCCGGCCGCTGCTCCGCACACCCCGCCGCCTGCTGCCTCGCCCCCGCCTAGGTCTGGCACTCGTCACCGAGCCGAGCTGCGCGCATGGCCACCACGCCGGCCGCTGCCCCACGCCTCCGCCTACACCTGGCCCTCATCACCAAGCCGGGCTACGCGCGTGGCCACGTGGCTGCTCATCCGCCGGCCCCCTTCTTCCTCGCCGGCTGACTTTTTATGAAGGCAACGCTTTTCATGTTGCTGCTGAATGAATTTGatgttgcagtagccttgttctgctgttgcaacaagtaatatttcattgttgcattagtctctttttttttgtttctgatgTTACACCTCGCATTGCAGTAGCTTTGTTttgatgttgcaacaagtaatatttctttgttgcattagtctatTTTTCTGATGTTGCTTCTCGCATTGCGCTTTAttctgttgttgcagtagccATGCTCtgaagtaatatttctttgttgcattagtctctttTTTTCTAATCTTGCATCTCTTATTGCAGTAGCAGTAGCTTTGTTCTGATGTTGCAGTAGACTTGTTCTGATGTTGTGAACAAGTAATacttctgatgttgcatctcacaTTGTTGCAACAGATCTTCCGATGGAAATTTTCTCATTGGACATTCGGGTGATGGAGCACAGTGGGGATATCGCGGAGGGCAATGGGCGCGTAGGGGATGGCAGCACGGCGGGGATGGCGATGCGACGTGGCATGGCGGCACAGCAGGGGATGGCGACGCGACGAGGCATGGCGGCGTAGCGTGGGACGGGCCGCACGCGGGGGCGCACTCGTTTTCAGACATGGGGGCACGC
This region includes:
- the LOC136496130 gene encoding uncharacterized protein, with product MRMFQSQPATLKCKRNAVETLTRPTVTKFPNLSLIPTAATQSLSRFSLSRSPLAFRSRRRRRHPHTLLLPHHLRPALPASASTSLHALRASVRRAASRAASGRGEGVRRHEGAAPPAAAWGLDPGWTRGAAPPLAAQRPSGGGTGPGARIDSGRVPSGSGAARDLFRWRRSSQELVTAATTVDLDFITENYGIYAGGGELFERICNAGRFSEDESRFFFQQLISGVSYCHSMSFMLHSQPKSTVRTPAYISPEVHAVVQIGSKPL